One window of the Pelmatolapia mariae isolate MD_Pm_ZW linkage group LG15, Pm_UMD_F_2, whole genome shotgun sequence genome contains the following:
- the vrtn gene encoding vertnin, producing the protein MVQRDEVMLSALGELQEATESPGLDAVTKVAQKVEQVLAAFQLPKTTCQDFPEWAGVDDAAHGLYPADAPRGLLPLNCDGEGNLLFDAISLLLVGNTGLSLELQVRTTVEMALWKRYYLSGMIDSKMMLQAVRFSLCAEESEDMVNLPGTVLEAIFDADVKASCFPGTYANMWHVYALSSVLQFNIYSIYPMFNLKIRPYFNRIIRPRTCPKDFEPQTIHIMWSGELQSESSFRPNHFVALVCTNELTFESPNSTQSVSAIKSDEQIQDPQLSYPSLKDKYNITKRTFYRWKRQTQEHCKKSAARYEAKHFLQACYLSGKLIPLHLFKQFFPEISRSSYYNWKHELMKSGGKFSTTSSTGETSSGDSTEQEAWSSPDAKQDELDPNDSVAGMFGLNLGKLDAERAHNVAHMQEAKRCLQNCIAMNTSLPFRIFKRNFPGISRSTYYNWRREAMLFNRGYKGSTGSSEDSSDKSQSPKSLSPELRNVSQPALARMRIYRQKHRSYRLAYMSKKQLREAAKLHVQKAKWSLAKFKMKFPSMSTCLYWLWRSSQNHKKKMVTQNTEANVLKTLESTGTENQTTESRVESQHVAPFVETPKFLERPTMPPFVPTHILHRKAPVGEPMFPMDVVTLANFKAKAKLFLQQRFEEKSFPTFKEFRSYFPFTPRSTYYMWKRALHHGVSLIHA; encoded by the exons ATGGTTCAGAGGGATGAGGTCATGCTGTCTGCTCTGGGAGAGCTCCAGGAGGCCACAGAGAGCCCTGGCCTAGATGCAGTGACCAAAGTGGCCCAGAAGGTGGAGCAAGTCCTCGCTGCCTTTCAGCTGCCCAAGACCACCTGTCAGGATTTCCCTGAGTGGGCAGGAGTTGACGATGCCGCTCATGGTTTGTACCCAGCTGATGCACCCAGGGGCCTCCTGCCTCTAAACTGTGATGGAGAAGGCAACTTACTGTTCGATGCAATCAGCTTGCTGTTAGTGGGCAACACTGGACTGAGCTTGGAGCTACAG GTACGAACCACAGTGGAAATGGCGCTGTGGAAGAGATACTACTTGTCTGGGATGATAGATTCTAAAATGATGCTGCAGGCTGTTCGCTTCAGTCTGTGTGCTGAAGAGTCTGAGGACATGGTAAACCTGCCTGGAACAGTATTGGAGGCCATCTTTGATGCAGATGTTAAAGCTTCCTGCTTCCCTGGCACCTATGCTAACATGTGGCATGTGTACGCCCTGTCATCAGTTCTTCAGTTCAACATCTACTCCATCTACCCCATGTTCAATCTGAAAATCAGGCCCTATTTTAACAGAATCATACGCCCGAGGACCTGCCCGAAAGACTTTGAGCCCCAAACCATCCACATTATGTGGTCTGGTGAGTTGCAGTCCGAATCATCATTCAGACCCAATCATTTTGTGGCATTAGTCTGCACAAATGAGCTTACATTTGAAAGCCCTAACAGCACACAGAGTGTGTCAGCCATTAAGAGTGACGAGCAAATTCAGGACCCCCAGCTTTCTTATCCCAGTCTGAAAGACAAGTACAACATCACCAAGAGGACCTTCTATCGTTGGAAGAGGCAGACGCAGGAACACTGCAAAAAGTCAGCCGCCAGGTATGAGGCTAAACATTTCTTGCAAGCTTGCTACTTATCAGGCAAGCTCATCCCTTTGCACCTGTTTAAACAGTTCTTCCCCGAGATCTCTAGGTCATCCTATTACAACTGGAAGCATGAGCTCATGAAATCTGGAGGAAAATTCTCCACCACCTCTTCGACTGGGGAGACGAGTTCAGGAGATAGCACAGAGCAGGAAGCCTGGTCATCACCTGATGCAAAGCAGGATGAGCTGGATCCTAATGATAGCGTTGCCGGTATGTTTGGCCTCAACCTTGGCAAGCTGGATGCAGAACGTGCTCACAATGTGGCACATATGCAGGAAGCTAAGCGCTGCCTGCAAAATTGCATTGCCATGAACACATCCTTGCCCTTCAGGATCTTTAAAAGAAATTTTCCAGGAATCTCAAGATCAACCTACTACAACTGGAGAAGAGAAGCCATGCTGTTCAACAGAGGGTACAAAGGCAGCACTGGCAGCAGTGAGGATAGCTCAGACAAGAGTCAAAGCCCTAAAAGTCTGTCACCAGAGCTGCGCAATGTCAGCCAGCCTGCTTTGGCAAGGATGAGgatctacagacaaaaacacagaagctACAGGCTTGCATATATGAGCAAAAAACAGCTCAGAGAAGCTGCAAAGTTGCACGTCCAGAAGGCCAAATGGTCCCTGGCAAAGTTTAAGATGAAATTCCCCTCCATGTCAACTTGCCTCTACTGGCTGTGGCGTAGTAGCCAGAACCACAAGAAGAAAATGGTCACCCAGAACACAGAGGCCAATGTCCTCAAGACGCTGGAGAGCACAGGTACAGAAAACCAGACCACTGAAAGCAGGGTGGAGAGTCAGCATGTAGCCCCATTTGTTGAGACCCCTAAATTTCTAGAAAGGCCCACCATGCCCCCCTTTGTCCCCACCCACATCCTTCACAGAAAGGCACCTGTAGGTGAGCCGATGTTTCCGATGGATGTTGTGACTCTGGCCAACTTCAAGGCAAAGGCCAAGCTCTTCCTACAGCAGCGCTTTGAGGAGAAATCCTTCCCCACATTTAAAGAATTCAGGTCCTACTTCCCGTTCACCCCTCGCTCGACCTACTACATGTGGAAGCGAGCCTTGCATCACGGGGTGTCACTAATTCACGCTTAA